The sequence AGATCGAGATCTACGAGATAAAGGGATCGTCGAAGGTCAAGGAGGAACATTACGACGATGTAGCGTTTCAGAAGATGTCCGCTGAGGCGATGGGTTCAACCGTCTCACGGTGCTATGTCATAACGATGAATGGCGATTACGTCCGCCACGGCGAGATCGATCCGGAGCAGTTGTTCACGATCACGGACGTAACGCAGGAGGTTGAAGAAAGGCGCAATGCTACTGCCGAACAGGCGAGGGCCGCGATCGATTACCTCAAAACCGTGCCGGTCCCTTCCCTTCTGGATTATTGCGCAGATAATCGGCTCGCGTGTAAGTTCATCACGCTGCACTTTCCTGATCTGCCCGACTACACGGTCTTTGACATCTCATACCTCAAGAACGAAAAACGGCGTGAGTTGCTTGGAATGGGCGTCGTCAACATCGTCGATGTGCCCGACGATTTTCCATTGTCTGAAAAGCAGCGCAAGCAGGTAGATGCCGCCCGCTCGGGCGAGATCGTTATCGAACGCGACGAGATACGCGAACGGATGAACGCATGGGAATACCCTCTGCATTTTCTGGACTACGAAACTTTCTCGTACGCGATACCGCAGTTTGACGGCGTGCGCCCATTTCAGCAGATGTGCTTTCAGTACTCGCTGCATACGATCGATTCGCCGGGCTCGCCGCTCAGGCACCGCGAATTTCTTGCGCGCCACGACGAGCCAAATCCGCCGCTCGTGCTCGCCGGGCACCTCCGCGAGGCAATGTCCGGCGGCATCGGAACGGTCTTCGTGTGGTACGAATCGTTCGAGAAGACACGCAACAGCGAAATGGCCGAGATGTTTCCGGACTACGCGGCATTCTTTGAGGAAGTAAATTCAAAGACCGTCGATCTGATGAAGATATTTGCCGATCGCCTCTATATTCACCCGGATTTCAAAGGCCGCTCGTCGATCAAGAAAGTCCTGCCGGTGCTGTGCCCGCATGTGCCCAAATACTCTGACCTCGGCATCGGCGAGGGCCTGACGGCGTCGATTAGCTGGTTTCGCGCCGTCAAATGGGAATCGATGTCCGACGCCGACCGCGAGCATATCTTTCAGAATCTTCTCGAGTATTGTGAATTGGACACGAGGGCGAT is a genomic window of Chloracidobacterium sp. containing:
- a CDS encoding DUF2779 domain-containing protein is translated as MQPRRRTDFRLSKTAYMRYLRCPPEFWLYINQPLLVVEPYSLEYEHLRQQGYEVERYVKQLALFEPSNTRTVDYQRTFQTADFTARSDIVVTDVATGEIEIYEIKGSSKVKEEHYDDVAFQKMSAEAMGSTVSRCYVITMNGDYVRHGEIDPEQLFTITDVTQEVEERRNATAEQARAAIDYLKTVPVPSLLDYCADNRLACKFITLHFPDLPDYTVFDISYLKNEKRRELLGMGVVNIVDVPDDFPLSEKQRKQVDAARSGEIVIERDEIRERMNAWEYPLHFLDYETFSYAIPQFDGVRPFQQMCFQYSLHTIDSPGSPLRHREFLARHDEPNPPLVLAGHLREAMSGGIGTVFVWYESFEKTRNSEMAEMFPDYAAFFEEVNSKTVDLMKIFADRLYIHPDFKGRSSIKKVLPVLCPHVPKYSDLGIGEGLTASISWFRAVKWESMSDADREHIFQNLLEYCELDTRAMVDIYEVLKAV